The following coding sequences are from one Halorubrum sp. BOL3-1 window:
- a CDS encoding universal stress protein, protein MYDDILVPTDGSEAVDRALDHAIRLATDHDATVHALYVVDRRIATANSGDLHDEVVDDLEAQGEAAVDAVADVAAEAGLDVETHIAHGTPDTEIVAYADETGIDVIVMSPEGKSPRERIRSLGSVSDRVADDASVPVFLIK, encoded by the coding sequence ATGTACGACGACATCCTGGTGCCGACCGACGGGAGCGAGGCCGTGGACCGCGCGCTCGACCACGCGATCCGGCTGGCGACCGACCACGACGCGACGGTCCACGCGCTGTACGTCGTCGACCGGCGGATCGCGACCGCCAACTCCGGCGACCTCCACGACGAGGTCGTCGACGACCTCGAGGCCCAGGGCGAGGCGGCGGTCGACGCGGTCGCGGACGTGGCCGCCGAGGCGGGTCTCGACGTCGAGACCCACATCGCGCACGGTACGCCCGACACCGAAATCGTCGCGTACGCCGACGAGACCGGTATCGACGTGATCGTGATGAGTCCGGAGGGGAAGTCCCCGCGCGAGCGGATCCGGTCGCTCGGGAGCGTCTCCGACCGCGTCGCCGACGACGCGTCGGTGCCGGTGTTCCTCATCAAGTAG
- a CDS encoding MBL fold metallo-hydrolase: MELTVLGSGSAMPVPDRAQAGYLLDDGDRSLLVDCGSGVLGRLAGTETGYEGVSTVLLTHHHLDHVAALLPLLKARWLAGEEHLEVVGPAGTKSLVDGLLDVHDYLDGRIDLAIREVSASRDFTAGGFDVAARETRHSTDGFAYRFSPPSSDVPPGDGPLALSGDTEAFAGMTRFADGADCLVHDCSFPDDVDVSGHPTPTSLGESLAGADVDALLLSHLYPITGGREREMEEQVREAGFDGEVRTATDGLRVSL, from the coding sequence ATGGAACTCACCGTGCTCGGGTCCGGCAGCGCGATGCCGGTGCCCGACCGCGCTCAGGCCGGGTACCTCCTCGACGACGGCGACCGGTCGCTGCTCGTCGACTGCGGCAGTGGCGTCCTCGGGCGACTCGCCGGAACGGAGACCGGGTACGAGGGCGTCTCGACGGTCCTGTTGACGCACCACCACCTCGACCACGTCGCGGCGCTTCTCCCCCTCCTGAAGGCCCGCTGGCTCGCCGGCGAGGAACACCTGGAGGTCGTCGGTCCCGCGGGCACGAAGTCGCTCGTCGACGGCCTGCTCGACGTCCACGACTACCTCGACGGTCGGATCGACCTCGCGATACGGGAGGTGTCCGCGTCGCGCGACTTCACGGCGGGCGGATTCGACGTGGCCGCCCGCGAGACCCGGCACTCGACGGACGGGTTCGCCTACCGCTTCTCGCCGCCGAGTTCGGACGTGCCGCCCGGAGACGGGCCGCTCGCGCTCTCGGGCGACACCGAGGCGTTCGCCGGAATGACGCGGTTCGCGGACGGCGCCGACTGCCTCGTCCACGACTGCTCGTTCCCGGACGACGTCGACGTCTCCGGCCATCCGACGCCGACGAGCCTCGGTGAGTCGCTCGCGGGCGCGGACGTCGACGCCCTCCTGCTCTCGCACCTCTACCCGATCACCGGCGGTCGCGAGCGCGAGATGGAAGAACAGGTCCGCGAGGCGGGCTTCGACGGCGAGGTGCGGACCGCGACTGACGGCCTCCGCGTGTCGCTGTGA
- a CDS encoding DUF4350 domain-containing protein, with translation MRRRSVLIGLGATAAGGGAIATGAFDTASAERDATVALADDASSLLSLTPLDEEFAFVDDAGELALVFDEVEGGGTGFGSNTVYEIGEVFQVSNQGTEDLGLFAEVDDGTLGDASFELTVDDEALGPDPTVELGVGEAVAVGVEVDAGEDPTDGEVAITIGVGDGPIEDPGDDPGEEPTEFVGELVFDSTASLLAEDGYLPDEAIAVAAESTAESTDADGNGDDTGYPDDEPLPLVAVDQDLPVVAFGFPFAQDGIGFGDYGNEEVLLNALDEYADSDTVLWDEGHDQFYGLDSHSSFADYADENGYTLEATTDLEGDLLGPASAIVVTSPSDSFTGSEIDALSSFADAGGLIVLMDQSDYNDFDETDNLDALANGIGSQIRFNDNQVIDDENNTGAEFVPVTTDLDTESYPELFADREGLGLDLDPSEEYEVEIVSVADGDTADVAFDSDIEDTVRILGIDTPETGDTDERLQEYEGIDDGSALKTKADEASDYAKDRLEVGSTVTLSFDENEGLRGNFGRLLGFLELPDGDVYNENVIADGWARVYDSGLADHDEYWDLERAARDAGDGIWDISDVEATPIVGDDPVDELFVPSATSVATADGSIAGDRVPVASEDGDPLVGVDESNNVALLGGPIAEESFEDGEDGPGTDGYGNYVFLANLIDAVSADGREGSVVVDGGHGQFAADYALAAEDAAYFQRYLEGFAVEFDGKNDFDDDLGRDLAEARAVIVTAPDDALGSDEVAAIEDFRDDGGAVILAGAGADDASDARDNLDSLAADLGSDLRTGSAVTDEENNLGGDPTVPTTTNFDTEFDLFDAYGDGDDGDDGGSSVDLAVDELVEDPSGDPVQDEYVSFVNQGDETVDLDGYVVDDEVDNSYTFSGVSVDPGATITLYTGTGDDTDDTVYWGRGNGVWNNGGDTVSVTDPDGNLVVEHSY, from the coding sequence ATGAGACGCCGCAGCGTCCTCATCGGACTCGGCGCGACCGCGGCCGGCGGCGGCGCGATCGCGACGGGCGCGTTCGACACGGCGAGCGCGGAGCGGGACGCCACCGTTGCGCTCGCGGACGACGCCAGCTCCCTCCTTTCGCTGACCCCGCTCGACGAGGAGTTCGCGTTCGTCGACGACGCGGGCGAACTCGCCTTGGTCTTCGACGAGGTCGAGGGCGGCGGGACCGGCTTCGGCTCGAACACGGTCTACGAGATCGGCGAGGTGTTCCAGGTCAGCAACCAGGGGACCGAGGACCTCGGCCTGTTCGCGGAGGTCGACGACGGGACCCTCGGCGACGCGAGCTTCGAGTTGACCGTCGACGACGAGGCGCTCGGCCCTGATCCGACCGTCGAGTTGGGGGTCGGTGAGGCGGTCGCGGTCGGCGTCGAGGTCGACGCCGGCGAGGACCCGACCGACGGCGAAGTGGCGATCACGATCGGGGTCGGCGACGGGCCGATCGAGGACCCGGGCGACGATCCGGGCGAGGAGCCGACCGAGTTCGTCGGCGAACTCGTCTTCGACTCGACCGCGAGCCTGCTCGCGGAGGACGGCTACCTCCCCGACGAGGCGATCGCGGTCGCGGCCGAGTCGACGGCGGAGTCGACCGACGCGGACGGGAACGGCGACGACACCGGCTACCCCGACGACGAACCGCTACCGCTGGTGGCGGTCGATCAGGACCTTCCCGTGGTCGCGTTCGGCTTCCCGTTCGCGCAGGACGGCATCGGGTTCGGCGACTACGGCAACGAGGAGGTGCTGTTGAACGCTCTCGACGAGTACGCGGACTCGGACACCGTCCTCTGGGACGAGGGCCACGACCAGTTCTACGGGCTGGACAGCCACTCTTCGTTCGCTGACTACGCCGATGAGAACGGTTACACGCTGGAGGCGACGACCGACCTCGAAGGCGACCTGCTCGGCCCGGCCAGCGCGATCGTCGTCACGTCGCCGTCGGACTCGTTCACCGGGAGCGAGATCGACGCGCTCTCGTCGTTCGCCGACGCCGGCGGGCTGATCGTGTTGATGGACCAGTCCGACTACAACGACTTCGACGAGACGGACAACCTCGACGCCCTGGCGAACGGGATCGGCTCGCAGATCCGATTCAACGACAACCAGGTGATCGACGACGAGAACAACACCGGCGCCGAGTTCGTGCCGGTGACGACCGACCTCGACACCGAGAGCTACCCCGAACTGTTCGCGGACCGCGAGGGGCTCGGTCTCGACCTCGATCCGAGCGAGGAGTACGAGGTCGAGATCGTCAGCGTCGCCGACGGCGACACGGCAGACGTCGCCTTCGACTCCGACATCGAGGACACCGTCCGGATCCTCGGCATCGACACGCCCGAGACAGGGGACACCGACGAGCGCCTCCAGGAGTACGAGGGCATCGACGACGGTTCCGCCCTCAAGACGAAGGCGGACGAGGCGAGCGACTACGCCAAAGACAGGCTCGAAGTCGGCAGCACGGTCACCCTCTCGTTCGACGAGAACGAGGGACTCCGCGGGAACTTCGGTCGACTGCTCGGCTTCCTCGAACTCCCCGACGGGGACGTCTACAACGAGAACGTCATCGCTGACGGCTGGGCCCGCGTGTACGACTCCGGGCTCGCGGACCACGACGAGTACTGGGACCTCGAACGCGCCGCCCGAGACGCGGGCGACGGTATCTGGGACATCTCCGACGTGGAGGCCACCCCGATCGTCGGCGACGATCCCGTCGACGAGCTGTTCGTCCCGTCGGCCACCTCGGTCGCGACCGCGGACGGCAGCATCGCTGGCGACCGCGTCCCGGTCGCGTCCGAAGACGGCGATCCGCTCGTCGGCGTCGACGAGTCGAACAACGTCGCGCTCCTCGGCGGGCCGATCGCCGAAGAGAGCTTCGAAGACGGCGAGGACGGCCCGGGGACGGACGGCTACGGCAACTACGTCTTCCTCGCGAACCTGATCGACGCCGTCTCGGCGGACGGCCGCGAGGGGAGCGTCGTCGTCGACGGCGGCCACGGCCAGTTCGCGGCCGACTACGCGCTCGCCGCCGAGGACGCCGCGTACTTCCAGCGCTACCTCGAAGGGTTCGCGGTCGAGTTCGACGGGAAGAACGACTTCGACGACGACCTCGGCCGAGACCTCGCGGAGGCCCGCGCGGTGATCGTCACCGCGCCCGACGACGCGCTCGGGAGCGACGAGGTCGCCGCGATCGAGGACTTCCGCGACGACGGCGGCGCGGTGATCCTCGCGGGCGCCGGCGCCGACGACGCGAGCGACGCGCGCGACAACCTCGATTCGCTCGCCGCCGACCTCGGCTCCGACCTGCGGACCGGGAGCGCGGTGACCGACGAGGAGAACAACCTCGGCGGCGACCCGACGGTCCCGACGACGACCAACTTCGACACCGAGTTCGACCTGTTCGACGCCTACGGTGACGGCGACGACGGCGACGACGGCGGGTCGAGCGTCGACCTCGCAGTCGACGAACTGGTCGAAGACCCGTCGGGTGACCCGGTCCAAGACGAGTACGTCTCGTTCGTGAATCAGGGCGACGAGACGGTCGACCTCGACGGGTACGTCGTCGACGACGAGGTCGACAACAGCTACACGTTCTCCGGGGTCAGTGTCGACCCCGGCGCGACGATCACGCTGTACACCGGTACCGGTGACGACACCGACGACACGGTGTACTGGGGCCGCGGGAACGGCGTCTGGAACAACGGCGGCGACACGGTGTCCGTCACGGATCCGGACGGAAACCTCGTGGTTGAACACAGCTACTGA
- the moaA gene encoding GTP 3',8-cyclase MoaA, translating into MADPLADDFGREVTGVRISLTDRCNFDCVYCHNEGLGDTRGPMEPSDAEMSADDVVRFLEVVEGYGVDAVKLTGGEPMLRQDLEEIIERTPDSMEVSMTTNGTFLPGRAEDLKAAGLDRVNVSQDALDPDDFAEVTKSGAYEQVLEGVKAAVDAGLDPVKLNMVVFTHTAGYVEEMVDHVAENEGLQLQLIQYMPELTGKPEWNVDIGRVHDWLAEEADRVEHREMHDRKRYFVGEDSDDATGGMVEIVDPVENEEFCANCGRVRVTHEGYLKGCLNRNDDLRSMGEMTREEIAETFEEVVANRVPYYGEYLVENDDGEYEINEEYLGTPSVAD; encoded by the coding sequence ATGGCCGACCCACTCGCGGACGACTTCGGACGGGAGGTGACGGGGGTTCGGATCTCGCTCACCGACCGGTGTAACTTCGACTGCGTCTACTGTCACAACGAGGGGTTAGGCGACACGCGCGGGCCGATGGAGCCGAGCGACGCGGAGATGAGCGCGGACGACGTGGTCCGCTTCCTCGAAGTCGTCGAGGGGTACGGCGTCGACGCGGTGAAGCTCACCGGCGGCGAGCCGATGCTCCGACAGGATCTGGAGGAGATAATCGAGCGCACGCCCGACTCGATGGAGGTGTCGATGACGACGAACGGGACCTTCCTCCCCGGGCGCGCCGAGGACCTGAAGGCCGCGGGACTCGACCGCGTCAACGTCTCGCAGGACGCGCTCGACCCGGACGACTTCGCGGAGGTGACCAAGTCCGGCGCCTACGAGCAGGTGTTGGAGGGCGTGAAGGCCGCCGTCGACGCCGGACTCGACCCCGTGAAGCTCAACATGGTCGTGTTCACGCACACCGCGGGCTACGTCGAGGAGATGGTCGACCACGTCGCCGAAAACGAGGGGCTTCAGCTCCAGCTCATCCAGTACATGCCGGAGCTGACCGGGAAGCCCGAGTGGAACGTCGACATCGGGCGCGTCCACGACTGGCTCGCGGAGGAGGCCGACCGGGTCGAACACCGCGAGATGCACGACCGGAAGCGCTACTTCGTCGGCGAGGACAGCGACGACGCGACCGGCGGCATGGTCGAGATCGTCGACCCCGTCGAGAACGAGGAGTTCTGCGCGAACTGCGGCCGCGTCCGCGTCACCCACGAGGGCTACCTGAAGGGGTGTCTCAACCGCAACGACGACCTCCGGTCGATGGGCGAGATGACGCGCGAGGAGATCGCGGAGACGTTCGAGGAAGTCGTCGCGAACCGCGTCCCCTACTACGGCGAGTACCTCGTTGAGAACGACGACGGCGAGTACGAGATCAACGAGGAGTATCTGGGGACGCCGAGTGTGGCGGACTGA
- a CDS encoding GNAT family N-acetyltransferase: MFPETIETDRLRLEARGPENVDLDECYRICSSDPGIEEVTEYVTWDPHETKKETLEFLERGRERFADGEAATYVIRPREGEDGAGEIAGFGGFDVEWDRRTANLGVWLRKRFWGRGYSGERAAALAAVAFDDLDLDVVAVSHHPDNEASRRAIERYVDRLGGRREGRLRNTLEFADGSVHDEVRYTISQAEWRAATD, encoded by the coding sequence GTGTTCCCCGAAACCATCGAAACCGATCGGCTTCGGTTGGAGGCGAGGGGTCCCGAGAACGTCGACCTCGACGAGTGCTACCGGATCTGCTCGTCTGACCCCGGCATCGAGGAGGTGACCGAGTACGTCACGTGGGACCCCCACGAGACGAAAAAGGAGACGCTGGAGTTCCTCGAACGCGGCCGCGAGCGCTTCGCGGACGGCGAGGCGGCGACGTACGTGATCCGGCCGCGCGAGGGCGAGGACGGCGCGGGCGAGATCGCGGGCTTCGGCGGGTTCGACGTCGAGTGGGACCGACGTACCGCGAACCTCGGCGTGTGGCTCCGGAAGCGGTTCTGGGGCCGCGGCTACTCCGGCGAGCGCGCCGCGGCGCTGGCGGCGGTCGCGTTCGACGACCTCGACCTGGACGTCGTCGCCGTGAGCCACCACCCCGACAACGAGGCGTCGCGGCGCGCGATCGAGCGGTACGTCGACCGCCTCGGCGGCCGGCGAGAGGGACGGCTCCGGAACACCCTCGAGTTCGCCGACGGGAGCGTCCACGACGAGGTCCGGTATACGATCTCGCAGGCGGAGTGGCGAGCGGCCACCGACTGA
- a CDS encoding DUF1102 domain-containing protein: protein MRRRTLITGAAAGGIGGITLIGTGAFDAASAERTATVNFADDEDAYLGLISKSAYATTDGDGELALAFGDVSGDGDGIGRNSQFFFDEVFAIANQGTETVSITATSDTDAFDGEFRLYPTGDRDGGLDDPDNAVVLETGSEQPVGTYVETGDVDVTDELDIDITVEATFEEDDQPDDPAPEPPETIDETEFYSTASLTDTDGEVLDDESVVAVRAEPTAENENPESDDGFVSYPDDVEIPLAAADGNVVGFGSGLGPDASSVDDNRTLIVNAWQTVLDGTGTVLYDETHGQELTLDAFSELESVAEGRGFTVEAIDADFLDALDDADAVMVATSDNDVASVGGFSDSERSALADFVDDGGAVFLHGTASFTSTSNGALNAVLDDLDAAFRFNFDQVVDNDNNGGDFFIPRTSNFNDDEFPNFFLAEGEL from the coding sequence ATGCGACGACGAACACTCATCACGGGAGCGGCGGCCGGCGGTATCGGCGGCATAACACTCATCGGCACGGGCGCGTTCGACGCGGCGAGCGCGGAGCGGACGGCGACGGTGAACTTCGCGGACGACGAGGACGCGTATCTGGGGCTGATATCGAAGAGCGCGTACGCGACGACGGACGGTGACGGCGAACTCGCGCTCGCGTTCGGTGACGTCTCCGGCGACGGCGACGGCATCGGGCGCAACTCGCAGTTCTTCTTCGACGAGGTGTTCGCGATCGCGAACCAGGGGACCGAGACGGTCTCGATCACCGCGACCAGCGACACCGACGCGTTCGACGGCGAGTTCCGACTGTATCCGACGGGCGACCGCGACGGCGGTCTCGACGACCCCGACAACGCGGTCGTCTTGGAGACCGGCTCCGAGCAGCCGGTCGGCACCTACGTCGAGACGGGCGACGTCGACGTGACGGACGAACTCGACATCGACATCACCGTCGAGGCGACCTTCGAGGAGGACGACCAGCCCGACGATCCGGCCCCTGAGCCGCCGGAGACGATAGACGAGACCGAGTTCTATTCAACCGCGAGCCTTACTGACACGGACGGAGAGGTACTCGACGACGAGTCCGTCGTTGCGGTGCGTGCGGAGCCGACCGCCGAAAACGAGAACCCCGAGAGCGACGACGGGTTCGTCTCGTACCCTGACGACGTCGAGATCCCGCTCGCAGCGGCCGACGGGAACGTCGTCGGGTTCGGTTCCGGGCTTGGGCCGGACGCGAGCAGCGTCGACGACAACCGGACGCTAATCGTGAACGCGTGGCAAACAGTCCTCGACGGGACCGGGACGGTGCTATACGATGAGACGCACGGGCAGGAACTGACGCTCGACGCCTTCTCCGAACTCGAATCCGTGGCAGAGGGACGAGGATTCACCGTCGAGGCTATCGACGCCGACTTCCTCGACGCACTGGACGATGCCGACGCGGTAATGGTCGCGACCTCGGACAACGATGTCGCGAGTGTCGGCGGCTTCTCGGACTCGGAGCGGTCCGCGCTCGCTGACTTCGTTGACGACGGCGGCGCGGTGTTCCTCCACGGGACCGCCTCGTTTACCAGCACGTCGAACGGCGCGTTGAACGCGGTGCTTGACGACCTTGACGCCGCGTTCCGGTTCAATTTCGATCAGGTGGTCGATAACGACAACAACGGCGGGGATTTCTTCATTCCGCGGACGAGCAACTTTAACGACGACGAGTTTCCGAACTTCTTCCTCGCGGAGGGTGAACTATGA
- a CDS encoding transporter → MSSSPTSRTTATTGSNQSVARDAITGAVAGSAAYLLGYLTVYLTQSGRIEEGLSGLNFLAELFGGDPVSAWQVSGWMFYNAHFVDTVIPAVFGGTQSQNLVTQAEGASFLFVVPPVLLLVAGVVAGRVGGADTPVGGARTGGFVLAGYLPLALVGTFLFRYAVGDGSVAPDIVTAVLLAGAVYPAAFGAIGGAGSSLLSD, encoded by the coding sequence ATGTCCTCGTCACCGACCAGCAGAACGACCGCGACGACAGGCTCGAACCAGAGCGTTGCCAGAGACGCGATCACCGGTGCTGTCGCGGGCTCCGCCGCCTACCTCCTCGGCTACCTGACCGTCTACCTCACGCAGAGCGGCCGGATCGAGGAGGGACTGTCCGGACTCAACTTCCTCGCCGAACTGTTCGGCGGCGATCCCGTCTCGGCGTGGCAGGTGTCCGGCTGGATGTTCTACAACGCCCACTTCGTCGATACCGTTATTCCCGCGGTGTTCGGCGGCACGCAGTCGCAGAACCTCGTCACGCAGGCCGAGGGCGCGTCGTTCCTGTTCGTCGTGCCGCCGGTCCTGCTGCTCGTCGCCGGCGTCGTCGCCGGTCGGGTCGGCGGCGCTGACACCCCCGTCGGGGGGGCACGGACCGGGGGGTTCGTCCTCGCCGGATACCTCCCGCTCGCGCTCGTCGGCACCTTCCTGTTCCGGTACGCGGTCGGTGACGGGAGCGTGGCGCCCGACATCGTCACGGCCGTCCTCCTCGCCGGCGCCGTCTATCCCGCCGCGTTCGGTGCGATCGGCGGCGCCGGCTCGTCGCTGCTGAGTGACTGA
- a CDS encoding AAA family ATPase → MNIIGTVGLPGSGKGEAADVAEAAGIPVVVMGDVIRAECRRRGLDPAEHHGQIAGALREEEGDDAIAARTLPRIREAAAESDRDDTVLVDGLRSTVELERFREAFGDGFTLVAIRAPFEVRAERLGERGRDDSDSDLEALRERDDREIALGLGETLERADAEIDNTDSLAAFREAVRELLDVDAGDADVDAAETPNAGGDGA, encoded by the coding sequence ATGAACATCATCGGAACCGTCGGCCTTCCCGGCAGCGGGAAGGGGGAGGCGGCGGACGTGGCCGAGGCGGCCGGCATCCCCGTCGTCGTGATGGGCGACGTGATCCGCGCCGAGTGTCGCCGCCGCGGGCTGGACCCGGCGGAACACCACGGGCAGATCGCGGGCGCGCTCCGCGAGGAGGAGGGCGACGACGCCATCGCCGCGCGGACGCTCCCCCGTATTCGCGAGGCGGCGGCCGAGAGCGACCGCGACGACACCGTTCTCGTGGACGGCCTCCGCTCGACCGTCGAACTGGAGCGCTTCCGCGAGGCGTTCGGAGACGGTTTCACGCTCGTCGCGATCCGCGCACCGTTCGAGGTCCGCGCCGAGCGGCTGGGCGAGCGCGGCCGCGACGACTCCGACTCCGACCTCGAAGCGCTCCGAGAGCGCGACGACCGCGAGATCGCCCTCGGACTGGGTGAGACCCTCGAACGGGCCGACGCCGAGATCGACAACACCGACAGCCTCGCGGCGTTCCGCGAGGCTGTCCGCGAACTCCTCGACGTCGACGCCGGAGACGCCGACGTCGACGCCGCCGAGACGCCGAACGCCGGGGGTGACGGCGCGTGA
- a CDS encoding DMT family transporter encodes MSRLRNLSLFLVLAAAWGSAFVAINAGLAYFPPVLFAAFRFDVAGVVMLAYAAYAVDDPIPRGRAQWLEVVSGAVFIIAGYHVLLFVGESDPAVTSAVAAVIVSLSPVLTTVFARAFLPAERLTAVGVLGLLIGLVGAVVLANPDPANLTGGGTVSKLLVLAAAASFALGSVFSRASDADIAIETMEAWSMLLGAGLTHLLAVALGESVVDAVWTTESLLALGYLSVVASGIGFLVYFDLLDRLGPIEINLVSYVAPVFAAVVGWLVLDEGITATTVAGFLIICVGFGLVKRDAIREELRTAGVTG; translated from the coding sequence GTGAGCCGTCTCAGAAATCTCTCGCTCTTCCTCGTCCTCGCCGCCGCGTGGGGGTCCGCGTTCGTCGCGATCAACGCGGGATTGGCGTACTTCCCGCCGGTGCTGTTCGCGGCGTTCCGGTTCGACGTGGCCGGCGTCGTAATGTTGGCCTACGCGGCGTACGCGGTCGACGATCCGATTCCGCGCGGCCGGGCGCAGTGGCTCGAAGTCGTCTCCGGCGCCGTCTTCATCATCGCCGGCTACCACGTCCTTCTGTTCGTCGGCGAGAGCGACCCCGCGGTGACCAGCGCCGTCGCCGCCGTCATCGTCAGCCTCTCGCCGGTGTTGACCACGGTCTTCGCCCGCGCGTTCCTCCCTGCGGAACGGCTGACCGCCGTCGGCGTCCTCGGTCTGCTGATCGGGCTGGTCGGCGCGGTCGTCCTCGCGAACCCCGACCCCGCGAACCTGACCGGCGGCGGCACCGTCTCGAAGCTGCTCGTGTTGGCTGCGGCCGCCTCGTTCGCGCTCGGCTCCGTGTTCTCCCGGGCCTCCGACGCCGACATCGCCATCGAGACGATGGAGGCGTGGTCGATGCTCCTCGGCGCCGGACTCACGCACCTGCTCGCGGTCGCGCTCGGTGAGTCCGTGGTCGACGCGGTCTGGACGACGGAGTCACTGCTCGCCTTGGGCTACCTCTCGGTCGTCGCGAGCGGGATCGGCTTCCTCGTCTACTTCGACCTGCTCGACCGGCTCGGTCCCATCGAGATCAACCTCGTCTCCTACGTCGCCCCGGTGTTCGCGGCCGTCGTCGGCTGGCTCGTCCTCGACGAGGGGATCACCGCAACGACGGTCGCCGGCTTCCTGATCATCTGCGTCGGCTTCGGGCTGGTAAAACGCGACGCGATCCGCGAGGAGCTGCGGACGGCCGGCGTGACGGGCTGA
- a CDS encoding RNA-binding domain-containing protein, translated as MIYSVDVRIEAPVRDTEVTDRVADAVENVFPDAEPTHEDGSLVSETHSLDAFSDVLHEQEILDTARRVFRQNRTEEGFAFSLKKQAALEGVVNFAVGEPDELGEIDVEVRVREPDVDSFIDYVAPETDEGRPVDPVREYGDRFDPEDEAY; from the coding sequence GTGATCTACAGCGTCGACGTCCGAATCGAGGCGCCGGTCCGCGACACGGAGGTGACCGACCGGGTCGCAGACGCGGTCGAGAACGTCTTCCCGGACGCCGAGCCGACTCACGAGGATGGGAGCCTCGTCTCCGAGACGCACAGCCTCGACGCCTTCTCCGACGTCCTCCACGAACAGGAGATCCTCGACACGGCCCGCCGCGTCTTCCGACAGAATCGCACGGAGGAGGGGTTCGCCTTCTCGTTGAAAAAGCAGGCGGCGCTCGAAGGCGTCGTCAACTTCGCGGTCGGTGAGCCGGACGAGCTGGGCGAGATCGACGTCGAGGTGCGCGTCCGCGAGCCTGACGTCGATTCGTTCATCGACTACGTCGCGCCCGAGACCGACGAGGGACGGCCGGTCGACCCCGTTCGCGAGTACGGCGACCGGTTCGATCCCGAAGACGAGGCGTACTGA
- a CDS encoding alpha/beta hydrolase yields the protein MSADQIDPQAKRAAARQSRIPLPHGRYRLKLLRLLTRPLTRIQNRNPPSVGATESVTVPGPATDDGEARRATGGRAKPDRLDARLYLPAGDPPFPTVVFFHGGGFVLGSVETHDWLCRHLTRESDCAVLSVEYRLAPENPFPAAVEDAYAAVEWAADATDRLRGTGEIAVAGDSAGGNLAAVTALMAAERDGPEISHQALLYPGIGVDPEQESVREHAGIVLSREDIEWFSESYYRNEIHRRNPYADPINAGDLGGVAPATVVTAGFDPLRDGGKAYAERLVADGVATRYENYSAMVHGFMTMREVDRAREAIASVGDDLGDALGA from the coding sequence GTGAGCGCCGATCAGATCGATCCCCAAGCGAAGCGGGCCGCGGCCCGTCAGTCGCGGATTCCGCTGCCGCACGGACGCTACCGGCTGAAACTGCTCCGGCTCCTGACCCGACCGCTGACGCGGATCCAGAATCGGAACCCGCCGAGCGTCGGCGCGACCGAGTCGGTGACGGTCCCCGGTCCCGCGACCGACGACGGCGAGGCGCGACGCGCCACGGGCGGCCGAGCGAAGCCCGACCGCCTCGACGCGCGCCTGTACCTCCCCGCGGGCGACCCGCCGTTCCCGACCGTCGTCTTCTTTCACGGCGGCGGGTTCGTCCTCGGGAGCGTCGAGACCCACGACTGGCTCTGCCGGCACCTGACGCGCGAGAGCGACTGCGCGGTCCTCTCCGTCGAGTACCGCCTCGCACCCGAGAACCCGTTCCCGGCCGCGGTCGAGGACGCGTACGCCGCCGTCGAGTGGGCCGCGGACGCGACGGACCGGCTCCGCGGGACCGGAGAAATCGCGGTCGCGGGCGACTCCGCCGGCGGGAACCTCGCCGCCGTGACCGCGCTCATGGCGGCCGAGCGCGACGGTCCCGAGATCTCACACCAGGCCCTGCTCTACCCCGGAATCGGCGTCGACCCCGAACAGGAGTCGGTCCGCGAACACGCCGGTATCGTCCTCTCGCGGGAGGACATCGAGTGGTTCTCCGAGTCGTACTACCGCAACGAGATCCACCGCCGGAACCCGTACGCCGACCCGATCAACGCCGGCGACCTCGGGGGCGTCGCGCCCGCGACCGTCGTCACCGCCGGGTTCGACCCGCTCCGGGACGGCGGGAAGGCGTACGCGGAGCGGCTGGTCGCGGACGGCGTCGCCACCCGGTACGAGAACTACTCCGCGATGGTTCACGGGTTCATGACGATGCGGGAGGTCGACCGCGCCCGCGAAGCGATCGCGAGCGTCGGAGACGACCTCGGCGACGCGCTCGGCGCGTGA